From Carassius gibelio isolate Cgi1373 ecotype wild population from Czech Republic chromosome B21, carGib1.2-hapl.c, whole genome shotgun sequence, the proteins below share one genomic window:
- the zgc:165604 gene encoding immunoglobulin superfamily member 11: MGCTGWRLLWLACAASTLLQYGAVRVTVRESGVEVVQGDSVTLSCSFFTMMPLYRLSIIWTLTPLSDPDSPIQVIVYDNGQVIESPSFTGRVGFIGTPWSAGIILNYTRVSDAGVYRCVVSNPPETGDPGIGELSLTVLAPPSLPVCLWEGDTEVGGNVRLSCVVAEGFPTPQVIWEKLEPDKMTLPVNMDGDTTGSVHIVNVSAQTSGLYRCSVTNPLGTQHCYINLSVYTPPDNSPGILQGVLLSLSMALLLLALMVLVLWLHRSAQESKWRNSHEEDECYNEIKYTPSLIKRSFV; this comes from the exons ATGGGCTGTACAGGATGGAGGCTCCTCTGGCTGGCCTGCGCAGCGTCCACTCTTCTTCAATATG GTGCAGTCCGGGTGACCGTGAGGGAGTCTGGTGTGGAGGTTGTGCAGGGAGATTCGGTCACGCTGTCCTGTTCATTCTTCACCATGATGCCCTTGTACAGACTCAGCATCATCTGGACTCTGACCCCACTCTCAGACCCCGACTCCCCCATACAG GTGATCGTGTATGATAACGGACAGGTGATTGAAAGCCCTTCATTCACGGGCAGGGTTGGGTTTATAGGAACGCCCTGGAGCGCGGGCATCATTCTGAACTACACGCGTGTCTCTGACGCCGGAGTCTATCGCTGTGTGGTCAGCAACCCACCTGAGACTGGAGACCCGGGCATAGGAGAGCTCAGCCTCACTGTTTTGG cacCTCCGTCTCTTCCTGTGTGTCTATGGGAAGGGGACACCGAAGTTGGAGGCAATGTGCGCCTGTCCTGTGTTGTGGCAGAGGGCTTTCCTACTCCACAGGTGATCTGGGAGAAGCTAGAACCCGATAAGATGACACTGCCAGTGAACatggatg GTGACACGACGGGCTCGGTGCACATTGTCAATGTATCTGCGCAGACCTCTGGCCTCTACCGATGCTCTGTGACCAACCCACTGGGAACCCAGCACTGCTACATTAACCTGTCTGTCTACACAC cTCCGGATAATTCTCCCGGCATCCTGCAGGGAGTGCTGTTGAGTCTCTCCATGGCCCTGCTCCTGCTGGCTCTGATGGTGCTGGTGCTGTGGCTCCACCGTTCGGCACAGGAGAGCAAATGGAGGAACAGCCACGAGGAAGATGAGTGCTATAATGAGATCAAATACACACCCTCTCTCATTAAACGCTCTTTTGTTTGA